The following are encoded together in the Thermococcus sibiricus MM 739 genome:
- a CDS encoding MFS transporter, producing MKKKVNTSMQARKVPLLNQKAEDPKWFHSFIPFKIATGGSSQIVPLYAMQMGAGAGEVGLLTSISTLTSTIGTVFWGKLSDKLLKRKVFIIMGFLSVSFFLAVLSMVNNFWELLIVNSLYSFFLGSTVSIPIVLLFRNVRKTRWEEGVGKFNKIGGWAWVVGLLLGFVLVRFLTFRELLLLFALLNIPAFIIAWKTIREAPVYLHRSNIKPFVNQVIQKGRYLPNFLVHLPTRLKISPKFRGLYLSSFFFWVSSGMYSTQLPVFLIKNGFTNQEVFGMALLNSSISALLYQRVGRKLESRSAVLALMQGYFSRTVGISLLLLPLAVPNSLLFLSIASYVLWGYSWSYISVSLTSLIGRMSTPREQGNALATSNLVNSSGFILGSLIGGVVASKIGFDLNFASASVLSFLAIIPLLPLMRPLISISTFKRSIPHIRRRN from the coding sequence ATGAAGAAAAAGGTAAACACAAGTATGCAGGCGAGAAAAGTACCCTTGCTTAATCAAAAAGCGGAGGATCCAAAATGGTTTCACTCCTTCATTCCCTTTAAGATAGCCACGGGTGGATCTTCCCAAATAGTACCCCTCTATGCCATGCAGATGGGTGCCGGTGCTGGCGAGGTGGGGTTACTGACATCAATCTCAACCCTTACATCCACCATAGGTACGGTCTTCTGGGGCAAGCTTAGTGATAAACTTCTTAAAAGAAAGGTTTTCATTATAATGGGCTTTTTGAGTGTATCATTTTTTCTCGCTGTACTCTCTATGGTAAATAACTTCTGGGAGCTACTCATAGTTAACTCCCTATACTCATTCTTTTTGGGGTCAACAGTCTCTATACCAATTGTTTTGCTTTTTAGAAATGTTAGAAAGACTAGATGGGAAGAAGGCGTTGGAAAGTTCAACAAAATTGGGGGTTGGGCATGGGTAGTTGGTCTTTTACTTGGTTTTGTACTTGTCAGGTTTCTTACCTTTAGAGAGCTTCTCCTATTATTTGCTCTCCTAAACATTCCTGCGTTCATTATAGCTTGGAAAACTATTAGAGAAGCACCAGTTTATCTTCATAGGAGCAATATCAAACCTTTTGTGAATCAGGTGATTCAAAAGGGAAGATACTTACCAAACTTTTTAGTCCATCTCCCTACAAGATTGAAAATCTCACCGAAATTCAGAGGGCTGTATTTATCATCTTTCTTCTTTTGGGTATCTTCTGGTATGTATTCAACCCAGTTACCGGTGTTTTTAATAAAGAATGGTTTCACAAACCAGGAAGTCTTTGGAATGGCCCTACTAAACTCCTCAATCTCAGCACTTCTTTACCAGCGTGTAGGAAGAAAACTTGAATCAAGGTCTGCTGTTTTAGCACTAATGCAAGGTTACTTCTCCAGAACAGTCGGTATATCCCTCCTCCTATTACCTTTGGCCGTTCCCAATTCGTTGCTCTTTCTCAGCATTGCGAGTTATGTCTTATGGGGATATTCGTGGTCATATATAAGTGTCTCTTTAACCTCTCTCATTGGAAGAATGAGCACTCCACGGGAGCAAGGAAACGCTTTGGCAACCTCAAATCTGGTGAACTCAAGTGGTTTTATCTTGGGGAGCCTAATAGGTGGAGTTGTGGCATCTAAAATTGGATTTGATTTGAATTTTGCCTCGGCATCTGTCCTGAGTTTCTTGGCCATAATCCCTTTGCTTCCATTAATGCGCCCACTAATCAGTATCTCGACATTCAAAAGGTCCATTCCACATATTAGGAGAAGAAACTAG
- a CDS encoding leucine/methionine racemase: MKKEEIIERYSKVFPKASRVTYAPIVAIKAQNARVWDVEGREYIDFLSDAAVQNVGHNNERVVKAIKEQTDNLLHFTFIYGFTIEPLLLAEKLGEISPVDNPKVVFGLSGSDANDGAIKFVRAYTKRRTILSYLKSYYGATYGASSITGLDFHVRALVGELSDVHYIPYPDCYRCPFGKEKNACKMECIEYIKAKFEGEVYADGVAALFAEPIQGDAGMIVPPDDYFKRVKKILDEHGILLVVDEVQSGLGRTGKWFAVEHFGIRPDIITIAKPLGGGLPISAVIGRADIMDSLPPLGHTFTLSGNPVTSRAAMAVIEEIEEKNLLKRAEKLGNYAMKKLEKMKKEHELIGDVRGKGLMIGVDLVKDKETKERAYNEAKKVVWRAYELGLIIAFLQGNVLRIQPPLTIEGELLEEGLNRLEQAITDVEEGKVGNDVLKFVQGW; this comes from the coding sequence ATGAAAAAAGAAGAAATAATAGAACGCTACTCCAAAGTTTTTCCAAAGGCCTCTCGTGTTACTTATGCCCCTATAGTTGCCATTAAGGCCCAAAATGCAAGGGTTTGGGATGTAGAAGGGAGAGAGTATATTGACTTTTTAAGCGATGCGGCCGTTCAGAATGTAGGTCACAATAACGAGAGAGTCGTTAAGGCAATAAAGGAACAGACCGATAATTTACTTCATTTCACGTTCATATATGGATTTACAATTGAACCTCTTCTTTTGGCAGAAAAACTTGGAGAGATTTCCCCTGTTGATAACCCAAAGGTCGTCTTTGGTCTCAGTGGTAGTGATGCCAATGATGGTGCGATAAAATTTGTTAGGGCCTATACAAAACGGAGAACCATTCTTAGCTACCTTAAGAGTTATTATGGGGCAACTTATGGGGCTTCAAGTATAACAGGTCTTGACTTTCATGTTAGGGCTCTGGTTGGTGAGCTTAGTGATGTACACTACATCCCGTATCCAGATTGTTACAGGTGCCCATTTGGAAAAGAGAAAAACGCCTGCAAGATGGAGTGTATTGAATATATAAAAGCTAAGTTTGAGGGAGAAGTTTACGCCGACGGTGTTGCGGCCCTCTTTGCGGAGCCCATTCAGGGAGATGCAGGAATGATTGTGCCACCGGATGATTACTTCAAGAGGGTCAAGAAGATATTGGATGAGCATGGCATCCTTTTGGTGGTAGATGAGGTTCAAAGCGGCCTTGGAAGAACGGGAAAATGGTTTGCAGTAGAGCATTTTGGGATTAGGCCCGATATAATAACCATAGCCAAACCTCTGGGTGGTGGATTACCCATAAGTGCAGTAATAGGAAGGGCCGATATAATGGACTCTCTCCCACCTTTAGGCCATACTTTCACATTAAGCGGTAATCCAGTTACAAGTAGGGCCGCAATGGCAGTTATAGAGGAGATTGAAGAGAAAAACCTTTTGAAAAGGGCAGAAAAGCTTGGAAATTATGCTATGAAAAAACTTGAAAAGATGAAGAAAGAGCATGAGTTGATCGGGGATGTAAGAGGGAAAGGCCTGATGATTGGGGTAGACCTAGTTAAAGACAAGGAAACAAAAGAAAGGGCTTATAATGAGGCAAAAAAGGTTGTCTGGCGGGCCTATGAGCTCGGTTTGATCATTGCGTTCCTTCAGGGAAATGTCCTGAGAATCCAGCCGCCGCTTACAATTGAAGGGGAGCTTCTTGAAGAGGGTCTCAACAGGCTTGAGCAAGCAATAACAGATGTTGAAGAAGGCAAAGTTGGAAATGATGTTCTGAAGTTTGTCCAAGGCTGGTGA